A region of Nostoc sp. 'Peltigera membranacea cyanobiont' N6 DNA encodes the following proteins:
- the hemE gene encoding uroporphyrinogen decarboxylase, which yields MENYTLLQAARGEVLDRPPVWVMRQAGRYMKVYRDLRQKYPSFRDRSENPDLAVEISLQPFRAFQPDGVIMFSDILTPLPGMGISFDIIESKGPIFEQPIRTPAQIEALTDLDPEASLPFVQQILKTLRQEVNGQATVLGFVGAPWTLAAYAIEGKSSKDYAIIKRMAFCQPAMLHQFLGKLADAIAVYARYQIDAGAQIVQLFDSWAGQLSPEDFQTFSLPYLQRVVQQVKATHPDTPLILYINNSAGILELMAQSGVDIISVDWTVDMAVARQRLGANIGVQGNIDPCVLFGTKELIRDRILDTIRKAGNQKHILNLGHGILPNTPEENVAFFFETVKQLNYASNNLN from the coding sequence ATGGAGAATTATACGTTACTGCAAGCGGCGCGGGGTGAGGTACTCGATCGCCCTCCGGTATGGGTGATGCGCCAAGCAGGTCGCTACATGAAAGTTTATCGAGACTTGCGTCAGAAGTATCCTTCGTTCCGCGATCGCTCCGAGAACCCCGATCTAGCCGTGGAAATCTCGCTGCAACCTTTCCGTGCCTTCCAACCCGATGGGGTGATTATGTTCTCAGATATCCTCACGCCGTTGCCTGGTATGGGTATCTCCTTTGACATTATCGAAAGTAAAGGGCCAATATTCGAGCAGCCAATCCGCACGCCAGCCCAAATTGAAGCGCTGACTGACCTCGATCCCGAAGCTTCTTTACCCTTCGTGCAGCAAATTCTGAAGACGCTACGCCAAGAAGTTAACGGTCAAGCTACCGTCTTGGGCTTTGTTGGCGCTCCTTGGACGCTAGCTGCCTATGCAATTGAAGGTAAAAGCTCGAAAGACTACGCCATTATCAAAAGGATGGCTTTCTGCCAACCTGCGATGCTGCATCAATTTTTAGGGAAGCTGGCAGATGCGATCGCAGTTTACGCCCGCTACCAAATTGATGCGGGTGCCCAAATCGTGCAACTGTTTGACTCTTGGGCGGGACAACTCAGCCCTGAAGATTTCCAAACGTTTTCTCTACCTTACCTGCAACGAGTCGTGCAACAGGTTAAAGCAACGCACCCGGACACGCCTTTGATTTTGTATATCAACAATAGTGCTGGAATCCTAGAGTTAATGGCGCAATCGGGTGTCGATATCATTAGCGTAGACTGGACTGTAGATATGGCAGTAGCGCGGCAGCGACTCGGCGCAAATATTGGAGTGCAAGGAAATATCGATCCCTGCGTGTTGTTCGGTACTAAAGAGCTAATCCGCGATCGCATTCTGGACACAATCCGCAAAGCGGGGAATCAGAAGCACATCCTCAATCTCGGTCACGGGATTTTACCGAACACTCCAGAAGAGAATGTTGCTTTCTTTTTCGAGACAGTCAAACAGCTCAACTACGCGTCAAACAATCTCAACTAA
- a CDS encoding transposase family protein: MSNILNYIEENPKQTQRLIGLEYEQLQQLILNAERLYHEKQASLESKKVRIIAGGGGRKPKLPIPEQIILTLVYLRHLTTFQLLGIQFEVSESTANDTFNYWLPNLRELLPSSLLEQIKKNASDYEVVKEILTEYELIVDSYEQVRERPGDNNEQKKYFSGKKSNHTFKTQMIILPDASDIVDVVAGEPGPKSDITVFREYRSEFDAKQRFKGDKAYIGEDLITTPIKKPRNRELTTEQKEQNKIFSSKRIFVEHRIRTVKIFRVVQERFRLNPHKYEQVILTICGLVRLRIRALILPLEISSISSG, encoded by the coding sequence ATGAGCAATATACTGAATTACATTGAAGAGAATCCTAAACAAACACAAAGGTTAATAGGACTGGAATATGAACAGTTACAACAATTAATCCTAAATGCGGAACGTTTATATCATGAAAAACAAGCTTCACTAGAATCTAAGAAAGTTAGAATTATTGCTGGTGGAGGAGGTCGCAAACCAAAATTACCTATTCCCGAACAAATCATTTTAACTTTGGTGTATCTCCGGCATCTAACAACCTTCCAACTCCTAGGTATTCAGTTTGAAGTAAGCGAGTCTACCGCCAATGATACATTTAACTATTGGTTGCCTAACTTGCGAGAATTACTGCCATCCAGTTTGCTTGAACAAATTAAAAAAAACGCTTCTGACTATGAAGTAGTAAAAGAAATACTCACAGAATATGAATTAATAGTAGATAGCTATGAACAAGTCAGAGAAAGACCTGGAGACAATAATGAGCAAAAGAAATATTTTTCAGGCAAGAAGAGTAATCATACATTTAAAACTCAAATGATTATTTTACCTGATGCTAGCGATATCGTTGATGTTGTGGCAGGTGAACCTGGGCCAAAAAGCGATATAACAGTGTTTAGAGAATATCGGTCAGAGTTTGATGCCAAACAAAGATTTAAAGGAGATAAGGCATATATTGGAGAAGATTTAATTACAACTCCAATTAAGAAACCAAGAAATCGAGAACTAACAACTGAACAGAAAGAACAAAATAAAATATTTTCATCTAAACGGATCTTTGTTGAACATCGAATTCGAACAGTCAAAATATTTCGAGTTGTTCAAGAAAGATTTAGGTTAAATCCCCACAAATATGAGCAAGTAATTTTGACGATTTGTGGACTAGTAAGGTTACGAATTCGAGCGCTAATATTACCATTAGAAATATCGTCTATATCATCAGGTTGA
- a CDS encoding FAD-binding protein, translating to MNGIVQDLKHLIAGEVSNASEILTEVSEDFGGIFQKSPQVVVTPQNANDIAKTVKYAAQKGLVVSSRAAGHSLGGQSLNQDGIVLNMRNLDKIRDIQKDQLWFKADAGTSWNQVIDACIPDGLVPPVLTNYFGVSVGGTHSAGGIGAASFRYGNQADNCLGLEVVTAEGDILWCSPEENSELFNHVLCGYGQFGIITQVQHKLKVYPSQTRTYLLFYDNLDALLDDKRVLVTEQRVDHLVSFPVPCLQGVSRATGIMQPLIQWFYTLRITVEANSIDAIDDKEILAGLNFYRHIHTEDLGFAQFIEPMIQVDSKDIAHPWMDVFLPASSAKNYIETALKQLPSFLDISKAQMGCFCLVNRNNTMPMFRLPQEEELIIGFGIYPSIPKSQVQPILAELKKLSNLSLEMGGKRYLTCWIDFTIQQWQSQFGDYWPKVNQIKSKYDPKGIFNSGFFEYEQIAPQKNQLVENVATKSAIAV from the coding sequence ATGAATGGCATTGTTCAAGACCTCAAGCATTTGATTGCAGGTGAAGTCAGCAACGCTTCAGAAATTTTGACAGAAGTTTCCGAAGATTTTGGTGGTATATTCCAAAAGTCTCCTCAAGTTGTTGTCACTCCTCAAAACGCTAACGATATTGCCAAAACTGTCAAATATGCCGCTCAAAAAGGATTAGTAGTTTCTTCACGCGCTGCGGGGCATTCGTTAGGCGGTCAGTCTTTAAACCAAGATGGAATCGTTTTAAATATGAGGAATCTCGATAAAATTCGAGATATCCAAAAAGACCAACTCTGGTTTAAAGCTGATGCGGGGACTTCTTGGAATCAAGTAATTGATGCTTGTATTCCTGATGGTTTAGTTCCTCCCGTATTAACCAATTATTTTGGTGTTTCTGTAGGAGGAACTCATTCTGCGGGTGGTATAGGTGCAGCCTCTTTTCGTTACGGAAATCAAGCTGATAATTGTCTTGGTCTAGAAGTCGTAACCGCAGAAGGTGATATTCTCTGGTGTTCGCCGGAAGAAAACAGCGAACTTTTTAATCATGTACTTTGCGGTTACGGTCAGTTTGGAATTATTACCCAAGTTCAGCACAAACTCAAAGTTTACCCTTCCCAAACCCGCACGTATTTGCTGTTCTATGATAATCTAGATGCTCTTTTGGATGACAAACGGGTTTTAGTAACCGAACAAAGGGTGGATCATCTCGTATCTTTCCCAGTTCCCTGTTTGCAAGGAGTATCCAGAGCAACAGGAATAATGCAACCTTTGATTCAATGGTTTTACACGTTGCGGATTACTGTTGAAGCAAATTCTATTGACGCTATTGATGACAAAGAAATCCTTGCTGGCTTAAATTTTTACCGTCATATCCATACTGAAGACTTGGGATTTGCACAATTCATCGAACCGATGATTCAAGTAGATAGCAAGGATATCGCTCACCCTTGGATGGATGTTTTTCTTCCAGCCTCATCGGCTAAAAATTACATCGAAACGGCTCTCAAACAGTTGCCTTCTTTTCTCGATATCAGTAAAGCGCAAATGGGCTGCTTTTGCTTGGTAAACCGGAATAACACGATGCCGATGTTTCGTTTACCGCAAGAGGAAGAACTGATTATTGGATTTGGAATTTATCCCAGCATTCCGAAATCGCAAGTTCAACCGATCTTAGCTGAATTGAAAAAGCTCAGTAACCTGAGTTTAGAGATGGGCGGAAAAAGATATTTAACTTGCTGGATAGATTTTACTATTCAACAGTGGCAAAGCCAATTTGGCGATTACTGGCCAAAAGTTAATCAAATCAAAAGTAAGTACGATCCCAAAGGAATATTTAACTCTGGCTTTTTTGAGTACGAACAGATCGCACCACAGAAAAACCAACTCGTTGAGAATGTTGCTACTAAGTCTGCGATCGCAGTATAA
- the hemF gene encoding oxygen-dependent coproporphyrinogen oxidase: protein MVQILENPAVKQPPISNRVESFLLDMFDNVCQTIEEIDGSKLDEQRWTRDERGQWVQGENSNGAIYIDKSLRNGNVFEKVGINYVSMQGELPPGVTFRGSDVVMADPTTITPDQKGTSFFATSTSVVINGSNPMIPTAHVNYRYFQLGDGTEPGSWWFGGGGDLTPIYLFEEDAVHFHQVHKAACDRHDPELYPRLKKWCDQYFYLPHRSECRGVGGIFFDNLQHSDVETLLSFVKTCSEAFIPAYFPIVKQRKDMEFTEQEKYWQRIRRGRYAEFILLHDRGVRFGLESGIVSTQSVLNCMPGEAFWNYNDQPTADSQEAKLLEVLRNPQEWV from the coding sequence ATGGTTCAAATTCTTGAAAATCCAGCAGTCAAGCAACCACCAATTAGTAATAGAGTTGAAAGTTTTTTGCTAGATATGTTCGATAATGTTTGCCAAACTATTGAGGAAATAGATGGAAGTAAACTTGACGAACAACGCTGGACAAGAGATGAAAGAGGCCAATGGGTACAAGGTGAAAACAGTAATGGTGCTATATATATTGACAAGTCGCTGCGGAACGGGAATGTATTTGAAAAAGTAGGTATCAACTACGTATCGATGCAGGGTGAGTTACCTCCTGGTGTGACTTTCCGAGGATCGGATGTTGTGATGGCTGATCCAACAACTATAACGCCAGATCAAAAAGGTACTTCTTTCTTCGCTACGAGTACCAGTGTTGTCATTAATGGATCTAATCCAATGATACCGACAGCACACGTTAACTATCGCTACTTCCAATTGGGTGATGGCACTGAACCTGGTTCTTGGTGGTTTGGCGGTGGAGGTGATTTAACACCAATTTACTTATTTGAAGAAGACGCAGTTCATTTTCATCAAGTACATAAAGCAGCTTGCGATCGCCACGATCCAGAACTCTATCCACGCTTGAAAAAGTGGTGCGATCAATACTTTTATCTTCCTCATCGCAGTGAGTGTAGAGGTGTAGGTGGAATTTTCTTTGACAATTTACAACATTCCGATGTCGAAACTTTACTTTCCTTCGTAAAAACTTGTTCTGAAGCTTTCATCCCTGCTTATTTTCCGATTGTCAAACAACGTAAGGATATGGAGTTTACGGAACAGGAGAAATATTGGCAGCGCATCAGACGCGGACGTTATGCCGAATTTATTCTACTGCATGACAGAGGTGTTCGATTCGGATTGGAAAGCGGCATCGTGAGTACACAAAGTGTTCTTAATTGTATGCCTGGAGAAGCTTTTTGGAACTATAATGACCAACCCACGGCTGATAGCCAAGAAGCAAAGCTTCTAGAGGTACTAAGAAATCCCCAGGAATGGGTGTAA
- a CDS encoding tyrosine-type recombinase/integrase, translated as MLNTPTLTNTELIDLWLHGKSKNTVDGYRRYAERFFSHVNKPASDCTLMDFQLWVMTLGSSDNSKRVAVGAIKSLFSFAKQLGVISANLGVLVKSPKAKNRLAERILTQEEVQLLINSTTNGRDRTLVRLLYFAGLRVSELCGLKWRDLKARGDGGQITVFGKGEKTRTVLVGAGIWREINSLKGDAKHDDPVFVSAKGGHLCRSMVFHIVKNAATCAEIEGNVSPHWLRHSHASHSLDRGAPIHLLQKTLGHSSVAITEMYLHARPTDSSALYLPDDDE; from the coding sequence ATGTTGAATACTCCCACGCTCACTAATACCGAACTTATCGACCTCTGGCTGCATGGTAAAAGCAAGAACACCGTTGACGGCTACCGTCGCTATGCCGAGCGGTTTTTTTCTCATGTCAACAAGCCCGCTTCTGATTGCACCCTCATGGATTTTCAATTGTGGGTGATGACACTCGGTAGTTCTGATAACTCAAAGCGGGTGGCAGTGGGTGCAATTAAAAGCCTGTTCTCATTTGCTAAACAGTTGGGGGTGATATCGGCGAACTTGGGTGTGTTAGTTAAGTCACCCAAGGCAAAGAACCGATTGGCAGAGCGAATTCTCACTCAAGAGGAAGTACAATTACTGATAAATTCCACAACAAATGGACGCGATCGCACTCTGGTTCGTTTACTTTATTTTGCTGGTTTACGGGTATCAGAACTGTGTGGTTTAAAGTGGCGTGACCTCAAGGCGCGGGGTGATGGGGGGCAGATAACAGTATTTGGTAAAGGTGAGAAAACCAGAACTGTGCTTGTTGGTGCTGGTATTTGGCGGGAGATTAATTCTTTAAAAGGTGACGCTAAACATGATGACCCAGTGTTTGTTTCAGCTAAGGGTGGTCATTTGTGTCGCAGTATGGTGTTTCATATAGTAAAAAATGCTGCTACTTGTGCAGAAATTGAGGGCAATGTATCACCCCATTGGCTCAGGCATAGCCACGCTAGTCATAGTTTAGATAGGGGTGCGCCTATACATCTGCTACAAAAAACGCTGGGGCATAGTTCGGTGGCGATTACTGAAATGTATCTCCATGCCAGACCGACTGATAGCAGCGCTTTGTATTTGCCAGATGATGATGAGTGA
- a CDS encoding L-2-amino-thiazoline-4-carboxylic acid hydrolase, which yields MSNKHGELAMDNVIGIGDITMNDVMQMDSSKAVSMFRNRFAAYKKLSDEIGEDAAFEQMMLAYPGHQKAFMGAFIDNTTIAKGFTDAIPIFRIMGFKMQVVDISQEGKDAALEIQRVCPVLSIAKEYGLESPCRVICEMEQEATRRAFPGMKAAIISKQADGDCVCMFKYERPAKGLEVKPQRTPSLFSHILDLIRLTPKILQIGMNLLKTSLSKGS from the coding sequence ATGAGTAACAAACACGGAGAACTGGCAATGGATAACGTTATAGGTATTGGCGACATTACCATGAACGATGTGATGCAAATGGATTCCTCCAAAGCAGTGAGTATGTTTAGGAATCGATTTGCAGCCTACAAGAAACTGTCAGATGAAATTGGAGAAGATGCAGCTTTTGAACAAATGATGTTAGCCTACCCTGGTCATCAAAAAGCGTTCATGGGTGCTTTCATTGACAATACCACCATAGCCAAAGGCTTTACCGATGCAATTCCGATCTTTCGGATCATGGGCTTCAAAATGCAAGTCGTAGATATTTCCCAAGAAGGAAAAGATGCTGCACTAGAAATACAACGAGTTTGCCCGGTTCTTTCAATTGCCAAAGAATATGGACTTGAAAGCCCTTGCCGAGTTATTTGTGAGATGGAACAAGAAGCAACCAGGAGAGCATTTCCTGGGATGAAAGCCGCAATTATTAGCAAGCAAGCAGATGGTGACTGCGTTTGTATGTTCAAGTATGAAAGACCTGCCAAAGGGTTAGAAGTAAAGCCACAAAGAACACCGAGCTTGTTCTCTCATATTCTCGATTTGATTCGCTTGACTCCTAAAATCTTGCAGATTGGGATGAACCTTTTAAAAACGTCTCTTTCTAAAGGATCGTAA
- the hemC gene encoding hydroxymethylbilane synthase, translated as MTSVQPASSNISSPVRTIRIGSRKSQLALVQTYWVREQLQQRFPDISFEVHTMSTQGDNILDVALAKIGDKGLFTKELELGMLNQEIDFAVHSLKDLPTCLPEGLALAAVTERENPADALVVHQKHKDKQIDTLPEGTVIGTSSLRRLAQLRYHFPHFTFKDVRGNLNTRLAKLDDGEYDVLILAAAGLQRLGMSDRIHQILPTELSLYAVGQGALGIECRADDLQVLSLLKAIEHIPTRDRVLAERAFLRELEGGCQVPIGVDTQLDENTLTLTGLVASVDGKRLVKDSVTGTVSEAENLGIQLAHKLRQQGATEILAEIFQTVQRS; from the coding sequence ATGACTTCAGTGCAACCCGCTTCATCTAATATTTCCAGTCCCGTTCGCACCATCCGCATCGGTTCTCGTAAAAGCCAACTCGCACTCGTGCAAACTTACTGGGTTCGAGAACAACTCCAGCAGCGCTTTCCCGATATTTCCTTTGAAGTCCACACCATGTCCACCCAAGGCGACAACATCTTGGATGTGGCCTTAGCTAAGATTGGCGATAAGGGATTATTCACCAAAGAACTTGAATTGGGAATGCTCAATCAGGAGATTGACTTTGCGGTTCACTCTCTCAAGGATCTGCCAACCTGCTTGCCAGAGGGGTTAGCGTTAGCAGCCGTAACAGAACGGGAAAACCCAGCAGATGCTTTAGTTGTGCATCAAAAGCACAAAGATAAGCAAATCGATACGCTGCCAGAAGGCACAGTTATCGGCACTTCTTCCCTGCGCCGCCTTGCACAATTGCGTTATCACTTCCCCCATTTTACTTTTAAGGATGTGCGCGGCAACTTAAATACACGCCTGGCAAAGTTGGATGATGGAGAGTACGATGTGCTGATTTTGGCAGCAGCAGGGTTGCAGCGATTGGGAATGAGCGATCGCATTCATCAAATTCTGCCAACCGAACTTTCTCTTTATGCTGTCGGACAGGGAGCATTAGGGATTGAATGCCGCGCTGACGATTTGCAAGTGCTGTCATTACTCAAAGCAATCGAACACATCCCTACCCGCGATCGCGTTTTAGCCGAACGTGCCTTCTTGCGAGAACTAGAAGGCGGTTGCCAAGTACCAATCGGTGTTGATACGCAACTGGACGAAAATACACTGACATTAACAGGGTTAGTCGCCAGCGTCGATGGCAAACGTCTAGTCAAAGATTCTGTTACGGGCACTGTTAGCGAGGCAGAAAATTTAGGTATTCAATTAGCTCATAAATTGCGGCAACAGGGAGCTACAGAGATTTTGGCTGAAATTTTCCAGACAGTCCAGCGCAGTTAG
- a CDS encoding aromatic ring-hydroxylating dioxygenase subunit alpha, translating to MLKNFWYACEFSAAVTKKPKQVRIFNQKFVFYRNAKGQLIALQDRCPHRGAALSLGWVKDDCIHCPYHAWKFQADGKCINIPANQPGIPIPKNARVDSYPVQEKYGFIWIFYGDLPEEERPPIPPLPEFEDPSLQKIFFEYELNAHYTRTLENDMDMSHVSIIHSKSFGNGFALEQKMEDYELNVGDWEGHAKVNVRDYTKAKDLFAFVFRPLKANVKVTLGFYMPNITRLVVDFGRGKLVNFTVHVPVDDRTTITKRIQFRSFLTFPWADGIFQRAAYKVVMEDKGVVESEYPMAVPDKLSDEVHVPCDNLSLAYRKLRQKCLAMGWGMKPDQNQSDNSNGTLMKPDRSQSDNSNGNLMPPSSEKTEWFVSAIVSDRS from the coding sequence ATGTTAAAAAACTTCTGGTACGCTTGTGAGTTCAGTGCCGCCGTTACTAAAAAGCCCAAGCAAGTTCGGATATTCAATCAGAAATTTGTCTTTTACCGTAACGCTAAAGGACAACTGATAGCTCTCCAAGATCGGTGTCCCCATCGTGGTGCTGCCTTATCTCTCGGTTGGGTAAAAGATGATTGTATCCATTGCCCCTATCATGCCTGGAAGTTTCAAGCAGATGGGAAATGTATTAATATTCCTGCTAATCAACCCGGAATTCCTATTCCCAAGAATGCTCGCGTAGATAGCTATCCAGTACAGGAAAAATACGGTTTTATCTGGATATTTTATGGGGACTTACCAGAAGAAGAACGTCCGCCAATCCCACCCTTACCAGAATTTGAAGACCCAAGCCTACAGAAAATTTTCTTTGAATACGAACTGAATGCTCACTACACCCGCACGCTAGAGAATGATATGGATATGTCTCACGTATCTATTATTCATTCCAAGTCCTTCGGTAATGGGTTTGCATTAGAGCAAAAAATGGAAGATTACGAGCTGAATGTAGGGGACTGGGAGGGTCACGCCAAAGTTAATGTCAGAGATTACACCAAAGCAAAAGACCTTTTCGCCTTTGTGTTTCGCCCATTGAAAGCCAATGTGAAGGTGACTCTAGGCTTTTATATGCCTAATATCACTCGATTAGTGGTTGACTTCGGTCGTGGCAAGCTGGTTAATTTTACTGTGCATGTTCCTGTTGACGATCGCACCACTATTACCAAGCGAATTCAGTTTCGCAGCTTTCTAACTTTCCCTTGGGCTGATGGCATCTTTCAGCGAGCAGCTTACAAAGTTGTAATGGAAGATAAGGGAGTGGTTGAGTCTGAATATCCGATGGCAGTCCCCGATAAGTTGTCAGACGAAGTTCACGTTCCTTGTGATAATTTATCTCTTGCTTATCGCAAACTTCGGCAAAAATGTTTGGCGATGGGATGGGGTATGAAACCTGATCAGAATCAATCAGATAACTCGAACGGAACTTTAATGAAACCCGATCGGAGCCAATCAGATAACTCGAACGGAAATTTAATGCCACCTTCTTCTGAGAAAACAGAATGGTTTGTTTCAGCCATAGTGAGCGATCGCTCATGA
- the hemB gene encoding porphobilinogen synthase produces the protein MFPIHRPRRLRSHPQLRRMVRENVLTTSDLIYPLFAVPGEAIANEVKSMPGVYQLSVDKIVEEAKEVYDLGIPAIILFGIPEDKDSDATGAWHDCGIVQKAATAVKEAVPDLIAIVDTCLCEYTSHGHCGYLEVGDLTGRVLNDPTLELLKKTAVSQVKAGADIIAPSGMMDGFVQAIRSGLDEAGYQDTPILSYAAKYASAYYGPFRDAADSTPQFDDRRTYQMDFGNGREALREIELDITEGADMLMVKPALAYMDIIWRVKEASNLPVAAYNVSGEYSMVKAAALNGWIDEERVVIETLTGFKRAGADLILTYHAKDAARWLAKLGN, from the coding sequence ATGTTTCCAATTCATCGCCCACGTCGGCTAAGAAGCCATCCCCAATTGCGGCGGATGGTGCGCGAAAACGTCCTGACAACCAGCGATTTAATCTACCCGCTTTTTGCCGTACCGGGTGAGGCGATCGCCAACGAAGTCAAATCCATGCCTGGAGTTTACCAGCTTTCTGTAGATAAAATCGTCGAAGAAGCAAAGGAAGTCTACGACCTCGGCATTCCAGCCATTATTTTATTTGGCATTCCTGAAGATAAGGATTCAGATGCAACGGGCGCTTGGCACGATTGCGGGATCGTGCAAAAAGCTGCTACTGCCGTTAAAGAAGCCGTACCCGACTTAATCGCGATCGTCGATACTTGCTTGTGCGAATACACTAGTCACGGTCACTGCGGCTATTTAGAAGTAGGAGATTTGACGGGTCGAGTTCTCAACGACCCAACGCTGGAATTGCTGAAAAAAACGGCAGTTTCACAAGTCAAAGCGGGTGCAGATATCATCGCGCCATCGGGAATGATGGATGGTTTCGTGCAAGCCATTCGTTCGGGTTTAGATGAAGCAGGCTACCAAGATACGCCGATATTATCTTACGCCGCCAAGTATGCCTCGGCTTATTACGGGCCTTTCCGCGATGCCGCAGACTCAACACCGCAATTTGACGATCGCAGAACCTACCAAATGGACTTCGGTAACGGTCGTGAAGCCTTAAGAGAAATCGAACTCGACATTACCGAAGGTGCAGATATGTTAATGGTCAAGCCAGCCTTGGCCTATATGGATATTATCTGGCGTGTTAAGGAAGCAAGCAACTTACCCGTTGCTGCTTACAACGTTTCTGGCGAATACTCGATGGTTAAAGCCGCTGCTCTCAACGGTTGGATTGACGAAGAACGGGTAGTAATAGAAACATTGACTGGTTTTAAACGGGCTGGCGCTGACTTGATTTTGACTTATCACGCCAAAGATGCTGCTCGTTGGTTAGCGAAACTTGGCAATTAA
- a CDS encoding sigma-70 family RNA polymerase sigma factor, translating into MKIDTYFYLPNNQQPRKMTNAKNKCFPEVIQVLESQQLKNHIRYRLRVLSITFISEDDVINYACMCLVETLNSSKQVIYPIAWARSVSNRYINYQYKKHKMSRATESDKIEYLANRCNQEFTSCDDDKEIFQKIQKLNLTDQKLIIMRFFEKFSWKNIALHLSQQEGKTISDATARKRGERAIDRLREKYIDESIN; encoded by the coding sequence ATGAAGATTGATACATATTTTTACCTTCCAAATAATCAACAGCCGAGGAAAATGACAAACGCAAAAAATAAATGCTTCCCAGAAGTCATCCAAGTGCTGGAATCGCAACAACTGAAAAACCATATCAGATATCGTTTACGTGTATTAAGTATAACTTTCATATCTGAAGATGACGTAATTAACTATGCTTGTATGTGTCTAGTAGAAACGCTCAATTCTTCCAAGCAGGTGATTTACCCAATTGCTTGGGCAAGGTCAGTGAGCAATAGATACATTAACTACCAGTACAAAAAGCATAAAATGAGTAGGGCTACCGAGTCAGATAAAATTGAGTATCTGGCTAACCGTTGCAACCAAGAATTTACCTCCTGCGATGACGATAAAGAGATATTCCAAAAAATTCAAAAACTTAATCTTACAGACCAAAAATTAATCATAATGCGTTTCTTTGAAAAGTTTTCTTGGAAAAATATTGCTTTACATCTTTCACAACAAGAAGGTAAAACAATTAGTGACGCAACTGCACGTAAGCGTGGTGAACGTGCTATCGACAGATTACGTGAAAAGTACATAGATGAGTCAATTAATTGA
- a CDS encoding TRADD-N-associated membrane domain-containing protein — MYNHLNGSTKNQSEVQIIVTPDTKSKIIKAELIDSHLDIATQWFEERHRQARASFNVTIGLWTVTALFGIGVALSVCTNNVPAVVATTSVGLTTGAVSTRFFRLYKEANQSLDRVTKELLDDE, encoded by the coding sequence ATGTATAACCACCTCAATGGTAGCACGAAAAATCAGTCAGAAGTCCAAATTATAGTCACTCCTGATACAAAGTCAAAGATTATCAAAGCAGAGTTGATTGACAGTCATCTCGACATTGCAACTCAGTGGTTTGAAGAACGTCATCGTCAAGCCAGGGCTAGTTTTAATGTCACTATCGGACTATGGACAGTGACAGCCTTGTTTGGTATTGGTGTTGCCCTATCAGTCTGCACAAATAACGTACCCGCAGTAGTAGCAACAACATCTGTAGGACTGACCACTGGTGCTGTCAGTACTCGCTTTTTTAGACTCTACAAAGAAGCAAATCAAAGTCTAGATAGAGTTACTAAAGAACTTCTAGATGACGAATAA